In Oryzias melastigma strain HK-1 linkage group LG16, ASM292280v2, whole genome shotgun sequence, a single genomic region encodes these proteins:
- the slc2a3b gene encoding solute carrier family 2, facilitated glucose transporter member 3 — MQQLEDDKPKKKVTPYLLYCVSTAVIGSLQFGYNTGVINAPEQKLRLFFQNVSMDRYGEPFSQGANTMVWSFAVAIFSVGGMIGSFSVGTVVNMFGRQKSMLITNILALVGGGLMGLSSLSRSYEMVIIGRFFIGVFCGLCTGLTPMYVGEISPTAVRGAFGTLHQLGVVIGILVAQIFGLEFLLGSDDLWPVLLALTILPAVLQSIMLPFCSESPRYLLIVLNKEEEARKALVRLRGCEDVDDDIQEMKEEGMKMAMEKKVTILELFRSPNYRQPIIIAIILQLSQQLSGINAVFYYSTGIFHTAGVTQPIYATIGAGVVNTVFTVVSLFLVERAGRRTLHLIGLAGMAISALIMTISLSLVKTNQSLSYLAIVAVFAFVASFEMGPGPIPWFIVAELFSQGPRPAAMAVAGCSNWTANFLVGLGFPKLEELCGPYVFLIFMVLLILFFVFTYLRVPETKGRTFDDIAQGFSAKPAHSPVPDSVVISPPDNKEPTPLSPTEKVPMVDLPIEKQ; from the exons CCCAAGAAGAAGGTGACTCCTTACCTGCTGTACTGTGTTTCTACAGCCGTCATTGGCTCGCTGCAGTTTGGCTACAACACAGGGGTCATCAACGCACCTGAGCAG aaactgcgactgttttttcaaaatgtgtctATGGATCGGTACGGAGAGCCTTTCAGCCAGGGAGCAAACACTATGGTGTGGAGCTTTGCTGTTGCCATCTTCAGTGTGGGAGGCATGATAGGGTCCTTCTCTGTTGGAACCGTTGTGAACATGTTCGGCAG ACAAAAGTCCATGCTGATCACCAACATTCTGGCCCTGGTGGGCGGCGGCCTAATGGGCCTGTCCTCCCTCAGTCGGTCCTATGAGATGGTCATCATCGGCCGCTTCTTCATCGGCGTGTTCTGCGGTCTGTGCACGGGCCTGACACCCATGTACGTGGGCGAAATCTCCCCCACCGCTGTGCGAGGAGCGTTCGGGACTTTGCACCAACTTGGCGTGGTCATTGGCATCCTGGTGGCACAG ATCTTTGGTCTGGAGTTTCTGCTGGGCTCAGATGATCTGTGGCCCGTCCTGCTGGCTCTGACCATCCTGCCAGCTGTACTGCAGAGCATCATGCTGCCCTTCTGTTCTGAAAGCCCTCGCTACCTTCTGATTGTCCTCAACAAGGAAGAAGAGGCGAGGAAAG CTCTGGTGCGTCTGCGTGGCTGTGAGGATGTAGACGACGACATCCaggagatgaaggaggaagGGATGAAGATGGCCATGGAGAAGAAAGTCACCATCCTTGAACTCTTCCGCTCCCCAAACTATCGTCAGCCGATAATCATCGCTATCATCCTGCAGCTCTCTCAGCAGCTGTCTGGCATCAACGCC GTGTTCTACTACTCCACAGGTATATTTCACACTGCAGGTGTGACTCAGCCGATCTACGCCACGATTGGAGCTGGAGTCGTCAATACGGTGTTTACGGTCGTCTCT cttttcctgGTTGAACGAGCCGGCAGGAGGACGTTGCACCTGATCGGTCTCGCAGGAATGGCGATCAGCGCTCTTATCATGACAATCTCTTTGTCTTTAGTG AAGACGAACCAGTCTCTGAGTTATCTGGCAATTGTGGCCGTCTTCGCCTTTGTCGCCAGTTTTGAGATGGGTCCAGGTCCCATCCCGTGGTTCATCGTGGCCGAGCTTTTCTCCCAGGGTCCTCGACCCGCCGCCATGGCCGTCGCCGGCTGCTCTAACTGGACCGCCAACTTCCTAGTCGGGCTGGGTTTCCCCAAGCTAGAG GAACTTTGTGGTCCTTACGTCTTCCTCATCTTTATGGTCCTTCTCATCCTCTTCTTCGTTTTCACTTACCTGCGAGTTCCTGAGACGAAAGGCAGAACCTTTGACGACATCGCTCAGGGGTTTTCAGCCAAACCCGCTCACTCCCCGGTCCCTGATTCTGTGGTCATCAGCCCTCCAGACAACAAAGAGCCAACACCCCTGTCTCCAACAGAAAAGGTCCCCATGGTGGATCTTCCTATAGAGAAACAATGA